Proteins from a genomic interval of Musa acuminata AAA Group cultivar baxijiao chromosome BXJ1-9, Cavendish_Baxijiao_AAA, whole genome shotgun sequence:
- the LOC135592885 gene encoding uncharacterized protein LOC135592885 yields the protein MEFFARAKAVRLRSHHDKYLEADEDEEHVTQDRDGTSRGVRWTVERVDSVPHVLRLRSCYGRYLTASNEPFLLGVTGKKVSQTLPARLDSSLEWEPLREGSQVKLKTRYGNYLRGNGGLPPWRNSVTHDVPHRTSTQDWILWDVDVVEILPQPARIPNQHVSASSAVSSSSASSSRLSSLESSDSFSGPLHKVEGRSIYFTVADDNGNVDDSVEWPHVTFIGTSVPEVTQKLKEETKLDDIIVCTRNPLNQHLIPLYLHLPPNNTTMRLVVVDGNSKAAKKFSI from the exons ATGGAGTTCTTCGCCCGGGCGAAGGCGGTGCGGCTGCGGAGCCACCACGACAAGTACCTGGAGGCGGACGAGGACGAGGAGCACGTGACGCAGGACCGAGACGGCACCTCCCGCGGCGTCCGGTGGACGGTGGAGCGCGTCGACAGCGTCCCCCACGTGCTCCGCCTCCGCAGCTGCTACGGCCGCTACCTCACCGCCTCCAACGAGCCCTTCCTCCTCGGCGTCACCGGCAAGAAGGTCTCACAGACCCTCCCCGCTCGCCTCGACTCCTCCCTCGAGTGGGAGCCCCTCCGTGAGGGATCCCAGGTCAAACTCAAGACCCGCTACGGCAACTACCTCCGCGGCAACGGCGGCCTCCCCCCGTGGCGCAACTCCGTCACCCACGACGTCCCCCACCGCACCTCCACCCAGGATTGGATCCTATGGGACGTTGACGTCGTCGAGATCCTGCCCCAGCCTGCCCGCATACCCAACCAGCACGTCAGTGCATCTTCTGCCGTCTCCTCCTCGTCGGCCTCTTCCTCCAGATTGTCCAGTCTAGAG TCATCAGATTCTTTTTCTGGTCCGCTGCACAAGGTGGAAGGTCGCAGTATCTACTTCACTGTCGCAGATGATAATGGAAATGTGGATGACAGTGTTGAGTGGCCTCATGTGACTTTCATTGGGACAAGCGTACCTGAAGTGACACAGAAGTTGAAAGAGGAAACAAAGCTTGATGACATAATTGTGTGCACCCGGAATCCATTGAACCAGCACCTGATTCCTCTTTATCTGCACTTACCACCAAACAACACGACAATGCGGCTTGTTGTGGTCGATGGCAATTCGAAAG